From the genome of Anopheles funestus chromosome 2RL, idAnoFuneDA-416_04, whole genome shotgun sequence:
GAAACGGTGGACGAATCGCGGAAAACGGGCGTACAAAAGGAAATGTGCGGATTCGAGGCACTATATCATCGTTTCCTGCAAGAGGATGGTCCTTCGGTCGAGTGGGATCGTATCGAGAAGTTGCCGGAGGGCGCTGTAAAGGACTATTCGACGCTTAAACTTCCACAGGAAGCGCACATCCGGGACATGCTGGACAAGCTGGTCGTGGTGAAGCTGAACGGTGGTCTTGGCACGTCGATGGGTTGTCACGGGCCGAAAAGTGTGATACCGGTGCGCAATGATCTAACTTTCCTTGACCTCACGGTGCAGCAGATCGAGCATTTGAACAAAAAGTACAacgccaacgtaccgctggtACTGATGAACTCGTTCAACACGGATGTGGACACGGAGAAGGTGATCCGAAAGTACAAAGGCTTTCAGGTGCAGATCTACACATTTAACCAAAGCTGCTACCCACGAATTAGTCGAGACTCGCTGTTGCCCATTGCGAAGGATTTCGACATCGAGAATGATATCGACGCGTAAGTTATGCCGTTTGATCATTGCGCTACTCGTTGCGCAAATCGATGTTGtgtgtagaaaaaaagggtaacgCATGTAATTTTCTCCTTATCCTTGCAGATGGTACCCGCCAGGTCACGGCGATTTCTATCAATCGTTCCAAAATTCGGGACTGTTGAGGAAGTTCATCGAGGAGGGCCGTGAGTACTGTTTCCTGTCCAACATCGACAATCTGGGTGCTACGGTGGACATAAAGATATTGAACCGTCTAATTGGTGACGACCGGCAGGGTGATAAACCGATCGAGTTTGTGATGGAAGTGACGGATAAGACTCGTGCCGACGTGAAAGGTGGTACGCTGATTAATTATGAGCACAAACTGCGTCTGCTGGAAATTGCACAGGTGCCGAAAGAGCACGTCGATGACTTCAAGTCGGTGAAGACGTTCAAGTTCttcaacaccaacaacatTTGGGCCCGATTGGAGTCGATCGAGCGGGTGCTGAATGCGAAGACGATGAACATGGAGATTATCGTGAACAACAAAACGCTGGATAACGGCATGCGCGTGATCCAGCTCGAGACGGCCGTCGGTGCTGCCATGAAATGTTTCGACGGTGGCATCGGTATCAATGTGCCACGGTCGCGCTTCCTGCCGGTGAAGAAAACCTCCGACCTGCTGCTTGTAATGTCCAACCTGTACAGCTTGAAGTATGGATCGC
Proteins encoded in this window:
- the LOC125764635 gene encoding UTP--glucose-1-phosphate uridylyltransferase isoform X2, giving the protein MTGAIDLLLSVRGHQRVPSDTKEFHEATKRDALMRLKKDLDHLLETVDESRKTGVQKEMCGFEALYHRFLQEDGPSVEWDRIEKLPEGAVKDYSTLKLPQEAHIRDMLDKLVVVKLNGGLGTSMGCHGPKSVIPVRNDLTFLDLTVQQIEHLNKKYNANVPLVLMNSFNTDVDTEKVIRKYKGFQVQIYTFNQSCYPRISRDSLLPIAKDFDIENDIDAWYPPGHGDFYQSFQNSGLLRKFIEEGREYCFLSNIDNLGATVDIKILNRLIGDDRQGDKPIEFVMEVTDKTRADVKGGTLINYEHKLRLLEIAQVPKEHVDDFKSVKTFKFFNTNNIWARLESIERVLNAKTMNMEIIVNNKTLDNGMRVIQLETAVGAAMKCFDGGIGINVPRSRFLPVKKTSDLLLVMSNLYSLKYGSLVMSPQRMFPTTPLVKLGDNHFSKVKEFLSRFANIPDLIELDHLTVSGDVTFGRGVSLRGTVIIIANHGDRIDIPAGAILENKIVSGNMRILDH
- the LOC125764635 gene encoding UTP--glucose-1-phosphate uridylyltransferase isoform X1 is translated as MLGLQNSCIVLNAKAVNSGASDCGKVHFKMLNPCTGGIGQVRGHQRVPSDTKEFHEATKRDALMRLKKDLDHLLETVDESRKTGVQKEMCGFEALYHRFLQEDGPSVEWDRIEKLPEGAVKDYSTLKLPQEAHIRDMLDKLVVVKLNGGLGTSMGCHGPKSVIPVRNDLTFLDLTVQQIEHLNKKYNANVPLVLMNSFNTDVDTEKVIRKYKGFQVQIYTFNQSCYPRISRDSLLPIAKDFDIENDIDAWYPPGHGDFYQSFQNSGLLRKFIEEGREYCFLSNIDNLGATVDIKILNRLIGDDRQGDKPIEFVMEVTDKTRADVKGGTLINYEHKLRLLEIAQVPKEHVDDFKSVKTFKFFNTNNIWARLESIERVLNAKTMNMEIIVNNKTLDNGMRVIQLETAVGAAMKCFDGGIGINVPRSRFLPVKKTSDLLLVMSNLYSLKYGSLVMSPQRMFPTTPLVKLGDNHFSKVKEFLSRFANIPDLIELDHLTVSGDVTFGRGVSLRGTVIIIANHGDRIDIPAGAILENKIVSGNMRILDH
- the LOC125764635 gene encoding UTP--glucose-1-phosphate uridylyltransferase isoform X3, with the protein product MLNIPNEKVRGHQRVPSDTKEFHEATKRDALMRLKKDLDHLLETVDESRKTGVQKEMCGFEALYHRFLQEDGPSVEWDRIEKLPEGAVKDYSTLKLPQEAHIRDMLDKLVVVKLNGGLGTSMGCHGPKSVIPVRNDLTFLDLTVQQIEHLNKKYNANVPLVLMNSFNTDVDTEKVIRKYKGFQVQIYTFNQSCYPRISRDSLLPIAKDFDIENDIDAWYPPGHGDFYQSFQNSGLLRKFIEEGREYCFLSNIDNLGATVDIKILNRLIGDDRQGDKPIEFVMEVTDKTRADVKGGTLINYEHKLRLLEIAQVPKEHVDDFKSVKTFKFFNTNNIWARLESIERVLNAKTMNMEIIVNNKTLDNGMRVIQLETAVGAAMKCFDGGIGINVPRSRFLPVKKTSDLLLVMSNLYSLKYGSLVMSPQRMFPTTPLVKLGDNHFSKVKEFLSRFANIPDLIELDHLTVSGDVTFGRGVSLRGTVIIIANHGDRIDIPAGAILENKIVSGNMRILDH